One Luteibacter aegosomaticola genomic window carries:
- a CDS encoding DUF2061 domain-containing protein: MARKIKFAATHFSIAFSMSYAANQNVALSALIGVAEPLAFAFGRSVVSEARNGLALAPAA; encoded by the coding sequence ATGGCCCGCAAGATCAAGTTCGCGGCGACGCATTTCAGCATCGCCTTCTCCATGAGTTACGCGGCCAACCAGAACGTGGCGCTCAGCGCCCTGATCGGCGTGGCCGAGCCGCTGGCGTTCGCCTTCGGCCGTTCGGTCGTCAGCGAAGCCCGCAACGGCCTAGCGCTGGCTCCCGCCGCCTGA
- a CDS encoding beta-agarase produces MRLTLCLLLSSVACGAHAAAIDLAHPTPAVRITPANASLDPTVRKAADGSELVAVTFQPAAAPAITLAPGSGTGSGSNAGAGAGSRAPAGAAKEQCAWAWPANGTLRLTVQNGMPWPVTLIVDVASGEKHLKATVGLPPGPPQVLSVPLSATSPRAFGMQVGPPMPFDDGKVKRIVATFTEGAIDPAKVTGVTLSMPQPGAAQTVLFGSVDAVAGDADLKAAYTGIVDKYGQFTRGSWPEKIDSDEALKARAIAPKGAPATSGESGGKAAGLDRFGGRTDLPAMQASGFFRVQKQGERWWLVSPEGHAFFSLGVNAVNHTDGRAYVQGREFMFADTSGANGPFGGTSDSRSDNGSQRDNGMNHGRWWDVYANNVARTLGNNYDNAWRRRTLDRLKAWRFNTLGNWSDPGFADDKRMAYTVPILIHGDFNTVSTGYDYWGRMPDPFDPRFEKATQQAVANATKDKANDPWLLGYFADNELAWAGQGPQGRWALAVGSLAQGPQSPAKQAFIASLKKTHGDAATFAKAWGLNNLTDWKQLEASGFKAPDPSEAHPAVAADYIAFLKLFAGQYFNTVARTLKKADPHHLFLGGRLAVRTPEVEEMSAKYTDVTSINTYTDLPEHGFDVAEFKKWDKPVMITEFHFGSSDRGPFGNGVAAVASEEERGKAYTRFVDAAAASGVVVGTHWFQYVDQPVTGRILDGENSHIGLVGITDIPFEGFTRAVTETNARVGGGSGGGSQR; encoded by the coding sequence ATGCGCCTGACACTCTGCCTGCTGCTTTCCAGCGTTGCCTGCGGTGCCCATGCCGCGGCGATTGATCTTGCCCATCCCACGCCGGCCGTGCGGATCACGCCGGCCAACGCTTCGCTCGATCCGACGGTGCGCAAGGCCGCGGATGGGAGCGAGTTGGTGGCGGTTACTTTTCAACCGGCCGCTGCGCCAGCGATCACGCTTGCGCCAGGTTCTGGTACTGGGTCTGGTTCTAATGCCGGTGCTGGTGCTGGCAGCCGCGCTCCCGCGGGAGCAGCGAAGGAGCAGTGTGCGTGGGCCTGGCCGGCCAACGGCACGCTGCGGCTTACGGTGCAGAACGGCATGCCCTGGCCGGTGACGCTCATCGTCGATGTGGCTTCCGGAGAGAAACATTTGAAGGCGACGGTGGGTTTGCCGCCGGGGCCACCGCAGGTGCTGTCGGTGCCGCTCAGCGCGACCTCGCCTCGTGCGTTCGGCATGCAGGTCGGGCCGCCCATGCCGTTTGACGATGGGAAGGTGAAGCGTATCGTGGCGACCTTCACCGAGGGTGCGATCGATCCGGCGAAGGTCACGGGCGTGACGCTTTCCATGCCGCAGCCGGGCGCGGCGCAGACGGTGTTGTTCGGAAGCGTTGATGCAGTGGCGGGTGATGCGGACTTGAAGGCCGCTTATACCGGCATCGTCGATAAGTATGGACAGTTCACGCGTGGGTCGTGGCCGGAGAAGATTGATTCCGATGAGGCTTTGAAGGCGCGGGCGATCGCGCCCAAGGGCGCTCCTGCAACGAGCGGTGAGTCGGGCGGCAAGGCTGCCGGGCTTGATCGGTTTGGTGGGCGGACGGATTTGCCAGCGATGCAGGCTTCCGGGTTTTTCCGTGTGCAGAAGCAGGGTGAGCGCTGGTGGCTGGTATCGCCCGAGGGGCACGCGTTTTTCTCGCTCGGCGTGAATGCCGTGAATCACACGGATGGCCGCGCCTATGTGCAGGGCAGGGAATTCATGTTCGCTGATACGAGCGGCGCAAACGGCCCATTCGGTGGCACCAGCGACAGCCGCAGCGATAACGGTTCGCAGCGCGATAACGGTATGAATCACGGGCGCTGGTGGGATGTATATGCGAACAACGTGGCGCGCACGCTCGGCAACAACTACGACAACGCATGGCGCAGGCGCACGCTTGATCGATTGAAGGCCTGGCGTTTCAACACGCTCGGTAACTGGAGCGATCCCGGTTTCGCCGATGACAAACGCATGGCTTACACCGTGCCCATCCTGATCCACGGCGATTTCAATACGGTGAGCACGGGCTACGACTACTGGGGCCGTATGCCGGATCCGTTCGACCCGCGTTTCGAAAAGGCGACGCAGCAAGCGGTGGCCAACGCGACGAAGGACAAAGCCAACGATCCCTGGCTCCTCGGCTACTTCGCCGATAACGAACTCGCGTGGGCAGGGCAGGGCCCACAAGGCCGCTGGGCACTCGCCGTCGGCTCGCTCGCCCAAGGCCCACAAAGCCCGGCGAAACAGGCCTTCATTGCGTCTCTGAAAAAGACTCACGGCGATGCGGCCACCTTCGCCAAGGCATGGGGCCTCAACAACCTCACTGACTGGAAGCAACTCGAAGCCAGCGGCTTCAAGGCACCGGACCCGAGCGAAGCCCACCCCGCTGTCGCCGCGGACTACATCGCTTTCCTCAAACTCTTCGCCGGCCAGTACTTCAACACCGTCGCGCGGACGCTGAAGAAAGCCGACCCGCACCATCTCTTCCTCGGCGGCCGCCTCGCGGTGCGCACGCCCGAAGTGGAAGAGATGAGCGCGAAGTACACCGACGTCACCAGTATCAACACCTACACCGACCTGCCGGAACACGGCTTCGACGTGGCGGAGTTCAAGAAGTGGGACAAGCCGGTGATGATCACCGAGTTCCATTTCGGCTCGAGCGACCGTGGGCCGTTCGGCAATGGCGTGGCGGCGGTGGCGAGCGAGGAGGAGCGGGGCAAGGCCTACACGCGCTTCGTCGATGCCGCGGCGGCATCGGGCGTCGTTGTCGGCACCCACTGGTTCCAGTACGTCGACCAGCCGGTGACCGGCCGCATCCTGGATGGCGAAAACTCGCACATCGGGCTGGTCGGCATTACCGACATCCCGTTCGAAGGATTCACCCGCGCGGTGACAGAGACGAACGCGCGGGTCGGCGGTGGATCAGGCGGCGGGAGCCAGCGCTAG